One segment of Anomalospiza imberbis isolate Cuckoo-Finch-1a 21T00152 chromosome 2, ASM3175350v1, whole genome shotgun sequence DNA contains the following:
- the FUT4 gene encoding alpha-(1,3)-fucosyltransferase 4 codes for MAGRGGGSGASPPPGPGVGAERRRRQQPQPQDALPGPGATGALRGAERRQRAAGMDAAPRRCRGCCRRRLRGRRWALAAGLLGAAAAALALYSALPEPARADGEAVTVLLWWEPFGRPRRLPDCRRRYNISGCRLSADRSRFGEAQAVLFHHRDLARHGAGGLPRGSPARPPRQRWVWMNFESPSHSPGLRGLAGLFNWTMSYRRDSDVFVPYGYLYVPPAPRPFVLPRKTRLVAWVISNWNEEHARVRYYRQLKEHLPIDVYGARGLALAEGGLVETVSAYKFYLAFENSQHTDYITEKLWRNAFSASAVPVVLGPRRANYERFIPPDSFIHVDDFPSPRLLATYLKFLDKNKPNYKRYFAWRKKYEVHVTSFWDEHFCKVCEAVRTAGNQIKTVQNLASWFES; via the coding sequence ATGGCCGGGaggggcggcggcagcggcgcctccccgccgccggggccgggggtggGGGcagagcggcggcggcggcagcagccccagccccaggatgcgctgcccggccccggcgcgaCCGGTGCCCTGCGAGGGGCagagcggcggcagcgggcggCGGGGATGGATGCGGCCCCGCGGCGCTGCCGCGGCTGCTGCCGGCGGCGGCTGCGCGGGCGGCGGTGGGCGCTGGCGGCCGGGCTGctgggcgccgccgccgccgcgctcgCCCTGTACTCGGCGCTGCCCGAGCCGGCCCGTGCGGACGGCGAGGCGGTGACCGTGCTGCTATGGTGGGAGCCCTTCGGCCGCCCGCGGCGCTTGCCCGACTGCCGGCGGCGCTACAACATCAGCGGCTGCCGCCTCAGCGCCGACCGCAGCCGGTTCGGCGAGGCGCAGGCCGTGCTGTTCCACCACCGCGACCTGGCGCGGCACGGCGCCGGGGGGCTGCCCCGAGGGTCCCCGGCGCGGCCGCCGCGCCAGCGCTGGGTGTGGATGAACTTCGAGTCGCCGTCGCACTCGCCCGGCCTGCGGGGGCTCGCCGGGCTCTTCAACTGGACCATGTCCTACCGCCGCGACTCCGACGTGTTCGTTCCCTACGGGTACCTCTACGTCCCGCCGGCGCCCCGGCCCTTCGTCCTGCCCCGCAAGACGCGGCTGGTGGCCTGGGTCATCAGCAACTGGAACGAGGAGCACGCCCGGGTGCGCTACTACCGCCAGCTGAAGGAGCACCTGCCCATCGACGTGTACGGGGCGCGGGGGCTGGCGCTGGCCGAGGGCGGCCTGGTGGAGACCGTCTCCGCCTACAAGTTCTACCTGGCCTTCGAGAACTCCCAGCACACCGACTACATCACCGAGAAGCTCTGGAGAAACGCGTTCTCCGCCAGCGCCGTGCCCGTCGTCCTGGGACCCCGCAGGGCCAACTACGAGCGCTTCATCCCCCCCGATTCTTTCATCCACGTTGACGACTTCCCCAGCCCCCGGCTGCTCGCCACCTACCTGAAATTCCTCgataaaaacaaacccaactaCAAGCGGTACTTTGCCTGGAGGAAGAAGTACGAAGTCCACGTCACCTCGTTCTGGGATGAGCATTTCTGCAAGGTCTGCGAGGCTGTTAGGACAGCTGGGAATCAAATCAAGACTGTTCAAAATCTGGCCAGCTGGTTTGAAAGCTGA